In the Gossypium arboreum isolate Shixiya-1 chromosome 10, ASM2569848v2, whole genome shotgun sequence genome, one interval contains:
- the LOC108480598 gene encoding protein MAEA homolog, whose product MEIDPLPNGTGSTAATTTTETTVPATLPTAVSNTTPSSKLSQLTESLKLEHQFLRVPFEHYKKTIRANHRTAEKEVSAVISSVADVADSNEISKDDAVLSLTSLVSRLQGLKRKLEEGSRTENLQVQNCRARLDHLESVDAENLSEWNNVRFKRILVDYMLRMSYYDTARKLAESSKIEELVDLEVFQEAKKVVDALKNQEVGPALAWCAENKSRLKKSKSKFEFRLRLQEFIELVRAENYMRAILYARRYLAPWGATHLKELQLVMTTLAFRSNTECTKYKVLFEPKQWDFLVDQFKQEFYKLHGMTLEPLLNIYLQAGLSALKTPYCFEDDCTKEDPLSQENFRKLAMPLPYSKQHHSKLVCYITKELMDTENPPQVLPNGYVYSTKALKEMAEKNNGKITCPRTGLVCNYSDLVKAYIS is encoded by the exons ATGGAAATCGATCCCCTTCCAAATGGCACCGGTTCCACTGCCGCCACAACCACCACCGAAACCACCGTCCCGGCAACCTTACCCACCGCCGTATCAAACACGACGCCGTCATCCAAGCTGAGCCAGCTGACGGAATCGTTGAAATTGGAGCACCAATTCTTGCGTGTTCCCTTCGAACATTACAAGAAGACGATCCGAGCGAATCACCGGACGGCCGAGAAAGAAGTCTCCGCCGTCATTTCAAGCGTCGCTGACGTAGCTGATAGTAACGAAATCTCCAAAGACGACGCTGTTTTGAGTCTTACTTCCCTTGTTTCCCGTTTGCAAGGCCTCAAGCGCAAG TTGGAAGAGGGGAGTCGAACAGAGAACTTGCAGGTGCAGAACTGTCGTGCTCGTCTTGATCACTTAGAATCTGTGGATGCTGAGAACCTGTCAGAATGGAATAACGTGCGATTCAAGCGTATCCTTGTGGACTACATGTTGCGTATGTCATATTATGACACTGCAAGGAAGCTTGCTGAAAGTAGCAAAATAGAG GAACTTGTTGATCTTGAAGTTTTCCAAGAAGCTAAGAAAGTTGTTGATGCCCTTAAAAATCAGGAGGTGGGTCCTGCTCTTGCATGGTGTGCAGAAAACAAATCACGGTTGAAGAAGTCCAAG AGCAAATTTGAATTCCGGTTGAGACTTCAGGAGTTCATTGAGTTGGTACGAGCTGAAAACTACATGCGTGCTATTTTGTATGCTCGAAGGTACCTTGCACCATGGGGAGCTACTCACTTGAAAGAATTGCAGTTAGTCATGACAACATTGGCCTTTAGAAGTAATACTGAATGTACAAAGTAcaag GTTTTGTTTGAACCTAAGCAGTGGGACTTCCTGGTGGATCAGTTTAAACAGGAGTTCTACAAGTTGCACGGCATGACCCTGGAGCCATTGCTGAATATTTATCTTCAAGCAGGCTTGTCTGCATTGAAAACTCC ATACTGTTTTGAAGATGACTGCACCAAGGAAGACCCACTGTCACAGGAAAACTTCCGGAAGTTAGCGATGCCATTGCCCTACTCGAAGCAGCATCATTCAAAGCTTGTTTGCTACATAACCAAAGAGTTAATGGATACAGAGAACCCACCTCAAGTCCTGCCTAACGGCTATGTCTACAGCACTAAG GCTCTCAAAGAAATGGCTGAGAAAAACAATGGTAAAATTACATGTCCGAGAACCGGTCTGGTCTGCAATTATTCTGACCTGGTTAAGGCCTATATCTCATAA